The Prunus persica cultivar Lovell chromosome G8, Prunus_persica_NCBIv2, whole genome shotgun sequence genome includes a region encoding these proteins:
- the LOC18767672 gene encoding uncharacterized protein LOC18767672 isoform X1, whose amino-acid sequence MKSDLIMTGPSRPFDQTPISPSPSDCYHCSELLNFVSGRNVVGLIAWREISPRARHVPRRRWGESSKRKTGSSSGPKCEATRDAKRGLLSWVEAESLKHLSAKYCHLVPPPRSTIAAAFSPDGRKLASTHGDHTVKIIDCQTGSCLKVLSGHRRTPWVVRFHPLHPEIIASGSLDHEVRLWDLNTSECIGSRDFYRPIASIAFHAKGDLLAVASGHKLYIWNYNGERSSPDIVLKTWRSLRAVHFHPQAAPFLLTAEVNDLDSSDSSMTLATSPGYLQYPSPAVFVANVHSSERLSLAAELPLLSLPFVFVPPFVDDPRIEMQCENGPAGSNSMQVTSASMQFPADANAAELDGSTASPMETFSSVRTASHSNAEENADNSHLNGTVSGVCDRTGDSMETDEMQGVGGSQRGSFTNLDSANDRVPEDISNHLDFGQPHSSFPYRDPAFWELPFLQGWLTGQSQASFPSMLPLNHDGHDTSSLMSHLSAHNVEAVAASLAMPGSTSLSGVSGRSGLQHYYPHFRYSVPDSGDDAASLNTLHDGNDAQPIISRIQSEITTSLAAAAAAELPCTVKLSVWSHDIKTPCALLNAERCRLTIPHAVLCSEMGAHFSPCGRFLAACVACMLPHTEADFGLQSLVHQDSGIATSPTRHPISAHQVMYELRIYSLEEATFGSVLVSRAIRAAHCLTSIQFSPTSEHILLAYGRRHGSLLKSIVIDGETTLPIYTVLEVYRVSDMELVRVLPSAEDEVNVACFHPFAGGGLVYGTKEGKLRVLQFDGAHGGNSVGPNYFTEENMAVAL is encoded by the exons GGTTGGCTTGATAGCATGGAGGGAGATTTCTCCTAGAGCAAGACATGTACCGAGAAGGCGGTGGGGAGAATCTTCTAAAAGGAAAACTGGTTCCTCCTCTGGGCCTAAGTGCGAAGCAACACGAGATGCAAAACGTGGCCTTCTTTCATG GGTTGAAGCAGAGTCACTTAAGCATTTGTCAGCCAAGTACTGTCATTTAGTGCCTCCTCCAAGGTCAACTATTGCAGCAGCGTTCAGCCCCGATGGAAGAAAACTTGCTTCGACACA TGGTGACCACACTGTAAAGATAATTGATTGCCAAACTGGCAGCTGCTTAAAGGTTTTGAGTGGCCATAGACGGACACCTTGGGTG GTTAGGTTCCACCCCTTGCATCCTGAAATAATTGCTAGTGGAAGTTTGGATCATGAAGTTCGCTTATGGGATTTAAACACATCAGAGTGTATAGGATCTCGCGATTTCT ATCGACCTATTGCATCTATTGCTTTTCATGCCAAAGGGGATCTCCTAGCTGTTGCATCAGGACACAAG TTGTATATATGGAACTACAACGGGGAGCGTTCCTCTCCAGACATTGTATTGAAAACATGGCGTTCACTTAGAGCAGTGCATTTTCACCCCCAAGCTGCTCCATTTCTCTTAACTGCTGAG GTCAATGATCTTGACTCTTCAGATTCCTCAATGACACTAGCAACATCTCCCGGCTACTTGCAATATCCATCTCCTGCTGTTTTTGTGGCAAATGTTCATTCTAGTGAGCGTCTTAGTTTGGCTGCTGAACTACCACTTCTGTCCTTGCCTTTCGTCTTCGTGCCGCCATTTGTAGATGATCCAAGAATAGAAATGCAGTGTGAAAATGGGCCTGCTGGTTCAAATAGCATGCAAGTCACTTCTGCTTCAATGCAGTTTCCAGCAGATGCAAATGCAGCAGAGCTGGATGGTAGCACAGCTTCTCCTATGGAGACATTTTCATCAGTACGAACTGCCTCCCATTCGAACGCTGAAGAAAATGCAGATAATTCTCACCTTAATGGAACAGTAAGTGGTGTTTGTGACCGCACAGGAGATTCAATGGAGACTGATGAGATGCAGGGTGTAGGGGGGAGCCAACGTGGAAGCTTTACTAATTTAGATTCTGCTAATGATAGAGTACCGGAAGATATTTCAAATCATCTTGATTTTGGGCAACCTCATAGTAGTTTTCCTTATAGAGATCCAGCATTTTGGGAGCTACCTTTTCTCCAAGGGTGGTTAACTGGGCAAAGCCAAGCTAGTTTTCCCTCGATGCTACCTCTTAATCATGATGGGCATGacacttctagtttaatgtCGCATCTGTCTGCTCATAATGTGGAGGCTGTGGCAGCTTCTTTAGCAATGCCAGGAAGCACCAGCCTATCTGGAGTTTCTGGAAGATCTGGTTTACAGCACTATTATCCGCATTTCCGCTACTCTGTGCCAGATTCTGGGGATGATGCTGCTTCTTTAAATACCCTACATGATGGGAATGATGCTCAGCCCATTATTAGTAGAATCCAGTCTGAAATTACTACATCACTGGCTGCTGCAGCAGCTGCGGAGTTACCATGCACTGTGAAGCTAAGCGTATGGTCGCATGATATAAAAACTCCTTGTGCTCTGCTCAATGCTGAAAGATGCCGCTTAACCATTCCCCATGCTGTTCTTTGCAG TGAAATGGGTGCTCATTTCTCACCTTGTGGGAGATTTTTAGCTGCCTGTGTTGCATGCATGCTGCCTCATACGGAAGCTGATTTTGGACTACAAAGTCTGGTCCATCAGGATTCTGGAATTGCAACATCCCCAACTAGGCACCCAATCTCAGCACACCAAGTCATGTATGAGCTTCGCATATATTCACTTGAGGAGGCAAC ATTCGGGTCGGTACTTGTGTCTCGGGCTATCAGAGCTGCACATTGTTTGACTTCAATCCAG TTCTCACCCACGTCTGAGCACATATTACTTGCCTATGGTCGACGCCATGGCTCTCTTCTTAAAAGTATTGTCATTGATGGGGAGACAACCTTACCTATTTACACTGTTCTTGAG gTCTACAGAGTTTCAGATATGGAACTTGTGAGAGTACTTCCTAGTGCAGAGGATGAGGTTAATGTTGCTTGCTTTCATCCCTTTGCTGGTGGAGGTCTGGTTTATGGAACCAAG GAAGGGAAGCTTAGGGTACTCCAGTTTGATGGTGCTCATGGTGGGAACTCTGTTGGACCAAATTACTTTACAGAGGAAAATATGGCTGTTGCGTTATAG
- the LOC18767672 gene encoding uncharacterized protein LOC18767672 isoform X2 → MKSDLIMTGPSRPFDQTPISPSPSDCYHCSGRNVVGLIAWREISPRARHVPRRRWGESSKRKTGSSSGPKCEATRDAKRGLLSWVEAESLKHLSAKYCHLVPPPRSTIAAAFSPDGRKLASTHGDHTVKIIDCQTGSCLKVLSGHRRTPWVVRFHPLHPEIIASGSLDHEVRLWDLNTSECIGSRDFYRPIASIAFHAKGDLLAVASGHKLYIWNYNGERSSPDIVLKTWRSLRAVHFHPQAAPFLLTAEVNDLDSSDSSMTLATSPGYLQYPSPAVFVANVHSSERLSLAAELPLLSLPFVFVPPFVDDPRIEMQCENGPAGSNSMQVTSASMQFPADANAAELDGSTASPMETFSSVRTASHSNAEENADNSHLNGTVSGVCDRTGDSMETDEMQGVGGSQRGSFTNLDSANDRVPEDISNHLDFGQPHSSFPYRDPAFWELPFLQGWLTGQSQASFPSMLPLNHDGHDTSSLMSHLSAHNVEAVAASLAMPGSTSLSGVSGRSGLQHYYPHFRYSVPDSGDDAASLNTLHDGNDAQPIISRIQSEITTSLAAAAAAELPCTVKLSVWSHDIKTPCALLNAERCRLTIPHAVLCSEMGAHFSPCGRFLAACVACMLPHTEADFGLQSLVHQDSGIATSPTRHPISAHQVMYELRIYSLEEATFGSVLVSRAIRAAHCLTSIQFSPTSEHILLAYGRRHGSLLKSIVIDGETTLPIYTVLEVYRVSDMELVRVLPSAEDEVNVACFHPFAGGGLVYGTKEGKLRVLQFDGAHGGNSVGPNYFTEENMAVAL, encoded by the exons GGTTGGCTTGATAGCATGGAGGGAGATTTCTCCTAGAGCAAGACATGTACCGAGAAGGCGGTGGGGAGAATCTTCTAAAAGGAAAACTGGTTCCTCCTCTGGGCCTAAGTGCGAAGCAACACGAGATGCAAAACGTGGCCTTCTTTCATG GGTTGAAGCAGAGTCACTTAAGCATTTGTCAGCCAAGTACTGTCATTTAGTGCCTCCTCCAAGGTCAACTATTGCAGCAGCGTTCAGCCCCGATGGAAGAAAACTTGCTTCGACACA TGGTGACCACACTGTAAAGATAATTGATTGCCAAACTGGCAGCTGCTTAAAGGTTTTGAGTGGCCATAGACGGACACCTTGGGTG GTTAGGTTCCACCCCTTGCATCCTGAAATAATTGCTAGTGGAAGTTTGGATCATGAAGTTCGCTTATGGGATTTAAACACATCAGAGTGTATAGGATCTCGCGATTTCT ATCGACCTATTGCATCTATTGCTTTTCATGCCAAAGGGGATCTCCTAGCTGTTGCATCAGGACACAAG TTGTATATATGGAACTACAACGGGGAGCGTTCCTCTCCAGACATTGTATTGAAAACATGGCGTTCACTTAGAGCAGTGCATTTTCACCCCCAAGCTGCTCCATTTCTCTTAACTGCTGAG GTCAATGATCTTGACTCTTCAGATTCCTCAATGACACTAGCAACATCTCCCGGCTACTTGCAATATCCATCTCCTGCTGTTTTTGTGGCAAATGTTCATTCTAGTGAGCGTCTTAGTTTGGCTGCTGAACTACCACTTCTGTCCTTGCCTTTCGTCTTCGTGCCGCCATTTGTAGATGATCCAAGAATAGAAATGCAGTGTGAAAATGGGCCTGCTGGTTCAAATAGCATGCAAGTCACTTCTGCTTCAATGCAGTTTCCAGCAGATGCAAATGCAGCAGAGCTGGATGGTAGCACAGCTTCTCCTATGGAGACATTTTCATCAGTACGAACTGCCTCCCATTCGAACGCTGAAGAAAATGCAGATAATTCTCACCTTAATGGAACAGTAAGTGGTGTTTGTGACCGCACAGGAGATTCAATGGAGACTGATGAGATGCAGGGTGTAGGGGGGAGCCAACGTGGAAGCTTTACTAATTTAGATTCTGCTAATGATAGAGTACCGGAAGATATTTCAAATCATCTTGATTTTGGGCAACCTCATAGTAGTTTTCCTTATAGAGATCCAGCATTTTGGGAGCTACCTTTTCTCCAAGGGTGGTTAACTGGGCAAAGCCAAGCTAGTTTTCCCTCGATGCTACCTCTTAATCATGATGGGCATGacacttctagtttaatgtCGCATCTGTCTGCTCATAATGTGGAGGCTGTGGCAGCTTCTTTAGCAATGCCAGGAAGCACCAGCCTATCTGGAGTTTCTGGAAGATCTGGTTTACAGCACTATTATCCGCATTTCCGCTACTCTGTGCCAGATTCTGGGGATGATGCTGCTTCTTTAAATACCCTACATGATGGGAATGATGCTCAGCCCATTATTAGTAGAATCCAGTCTGAAATTACTACATCACTGGCTGCTGCAGCAGCTGCGGAGTTACCATGCACTGTGAAGCTAAGCGTATGGTCGCATGATATAAAAACTCCTTGTGCTCTGCTCAATGCTGAAAGATGCCGCTTAACCATTCCCCATGCTGTTCTTTGCAG TGAAATGGGTGCTCATTTCTCACCTTGTGGGAGATTTTTAGCTGCCTGTGTTGCATGCATGCTGCCTCATACGGAAGCTGATTTTGGACTACAAAGTCTGGTCCATCAGGATTCTGGAATTGCAACATCCCCAACTAGGCACCCAATCTCAGCACACCAAGTCATGTATGAGCTTCGCATATATTCACTTGAGGAGGCAAC ATTCGGGTCGGTACTTGTGTCTCGGGCTATCAGAGCTGCACATTGTTTGACTTCAATCCAG TTCTCACCCACGTCTGAGCACATATTACTTGCCTATGGTCGACGCCATGGCTCTCTTCTTAAAAGTATTGTCATTGATGGGGAGACAACCTTACCTATTTACACTGTTCTTGAG gTCTACAGAGTTTCAGATATGGAACTTGTGAGAGTACTTCCTAGTGCAGAGGATGAGGTTAATGTTGCTTGCTTTCATCCCTTTGCTGGTGGAGGTCTGGTTTATGGAACCAAG GAAGGGAAGCTTAGGGTACTCCAGTTTGATGGTGCTCATGGTGGGAACTCTGTTGGACCAAATTACTTTACAGAGGAAAATATGGCTGTTGCGTTATAG
- the LOC18767672 gene encoding uncharacterized protein LOC18767672 isoform X3 — MKSDLIMTGPSRPFDQTPISPSPSDCYHCRNVVGLIAWREISPRARHVPRRRWGESSKRKTGSSSGPKCEATRDAKRGLLSWVEAESLKHLSAKYCHLVPPPRSTIAAAFSPDGRKLASTHGDHTVKIIDCQTGSCLKVLSGHRRTPWVVRFHPLHPEIIASGSLDHEVRLWDLNTSECIGSRDFYRPIASIAFHAKGDLLAVASGHKLYIWNYNGERSSPDIVLKTWRSLRAVHFHPQAAPFLLTAEVNDLDSSDSSMTLATSPGYLQYPSPAVFVANVHSSERLSLAAELPLLSLPFVFVPPFVDDPRIEMQCENGPAGSNSMQVTSASMQFPADANAAELDGSTASPMETFSSVRTASHSNAEENADNSHLNGTVSGVCDRTGDSMETDEMQGVGGSQRGSFTNLDSANDRVPEDISNHLDFGQPHSSFPYRDPAFWELPFLQGWLTGQSQASFPSMLPLNHDGHDTSSLMSHLSAHNVEAVAASLAMPGSTSLSGVSGRSGLQHYYPHFRYSVPDSGDDAASLNTLHDGNDAQPIISRIQSEITTSLAAAAAAELPCTVKLSVWSHDIKTPCALLNAERCRLTIPHAVLCSEMGAHFSPCGRFLAACVACMLPHTEADFGLQSLVHQDSGIATSPTRHPISAHQVMYELRIYSLEEATFGSVLVSRAIRAAHCLTSIQFSPTSEHILLAYGRRHGSLLKSIVIDGETTLPIYTVLEVYRVSDMELVRVLPSAEDEVNVACFHPFAGGGLVYGTKEGKLRVLQFDGAHGGNSVGPNYFTEENMAVAL; from the exons GGTTGGCTTGATAGCATGGAGGGAGATTTCTCCTAGAGCAAGACATGTACCGAGAAGGCGGTGGGGAGAATCTTCTAAAAGGAAAACTGGTTCCTCCTCTGGGCCTAAGTGCGAAGCAACACGAGATGCAAAACGTGGCCTTCTTTCATG GGTTGAAGCAGAGTCACTTAAGCATTTGTCAGCCAAGTACTGTCATTTAGTGCCTCCTCCAAGGTCAACTATTGCAGCAGCGTTCAGCCCCGATGGAAGAAAACTTGCTTCGACACA TGGTGACCACACTGTAAAGATAATTGATTGCCAAACTGGCAGCTGCTTAAAGGTTTTGAGTGGCCATAGACGGACACCTTGGGTG GTTAGGTTCCACCCCTTGCATCCTGAAATAATTGCTAGTGGAAGTTTGGATCATGAAGTTCGCTTATGGGATTTAAACACATCAGAGTGTATAGGATCTCGCGATTTCT ATCGACCTATTGCATCTATTGCTTTTCATGCCAAAGGGGATCTCCTAGCTGTTGCATCAGGACACAAG TTGTATATATGGAACTACAACGGGGAGCGTTCCTCTCCAGACATTGTATTGAAAACATGGCGTTCACTTAGAGCAGTGCATTTTCACCCCCAAGCTGCTCCATTTCTCTTAACTGCTGAG GTCAATGATCTTGACTCTTCAGATTCCTCAATGACACTAGCAACATCTCCCGGCTACTTGCAATATCCATCTCCTGCTGTTTTTGTGGCAAATGTTCATTCTAGTGAGCGTCTTAGTTTGGCTGCTGAACTACCACTTCTGTCCTTGCCTTTCGTCTTCGTGCCGCCATTTGTAGATGATCCAAGAATAGAAATGCAGTGTGAAAATGGGCCTGCTGGTTCAAATAGCATGCAAGTCACTTCTGCTTCAATGCAGTTTCCAGCAGATGCAAATGCAGCAGAGCTGGATGGTAGCACAGCTTCTCCTATGGAGACATTTTCATCAGTACGAACTGCCTCCCATTCGAACGCTGAAGAAAATGCAGATAATTCTCACCTTAATGGAACAGTAAGTGGTGTTTGTGACCGCACAGGAGATTCAATGGAGACTGATGAGATGCAGGGTGTAGGGGGGAGCCAACGTGGAAGCTTTACTAATTTAGATTCTGCTAATGATAGAGTACCGGAAGATATTTCAAATCATCTTGATTTTGGGCAACCTCATAGTAGTTTTCCTTATAGAGATCCAGCATTTTGGGAGCTACCTTTTCTCCAAGGGTGGTTAACTGGGCAAAGCCAAGCTAGTTTTCCCTCGATGCTACCTCTTAATCATGATGGGCATGacacttctagtttaatgtCGCATCTGTCTGCTCATAATGTGGAGGCTGTGGCAGCTTCTTTAGCAATGCCAGGAAGCACCAGCCTATCTGGAGTTTCTGGAAGATCTGGTTTACAGCACTATTATCCGCATTTCCGCTACTCTGTGCCAGATTCTGGGGATGATGCTGCTTCTTTAAATACCCTACATGATGGGAATGATGCTCAGCCCATTATTAGTAGAATCCAGTCTGAAATTACTACATCACTGGCTGCTGCAGCAGCTGCGGAGTTACCATGCACTGTGAAGCTAAGCGTATGGTCGCATGATATAAAAACTCCTTGTGCTCTGCTCAATGCTGAAAGATGCCGCTTAACCATTCCCCATGCTGTTCTTTGCAG TGAAATGGGTGCTCATTTCTCACCTTGTGGGAGATTTTTAGCTGCCTGTGTTGCATGCATGCTGCCTCATACGGAAGCTGATTTTGGACTACAAAGTCTGGTCCATCAGGATTCTGGAATTGCAACATCCCCAACTAGGCACCCAATCTCAGCACACCAAGTCATGTATGAGCTTCGCATATATTCACTTGAGGAGGCAAC ATTCGGGTCGGTACTTGTGTCTCGGGCTATCAGAGCTGCACATTGTTTGACTTCAATCCAG TTCTCACCCACGTCTGAGCACATATTACTTGCCTATGGTCGACGCCATGGCTCTCTTCTTAAAAGTATTGTCATTGATGGGGAGACAACCTTACCTATTTACACTGTTCTTGAG gTCTACAGAGTTTCAGATATGGAACTTGTGAGAGTACTTCCTAGTGCAGAGGATGAGGTTAATGTTGCTTGCTTTCATCCCTTTGCTGGTGGAGGTCTGGTTTATGGAACCAAG GAAGGGAAGCTTAGGGTACTCCAGTTTGATGGTGCTCATGGTGGGAACTCTGTTGGACCAAATTACTTTACAGAGGAAAATATGGCTGTTGCGTTATAG
- the LOC18768330 gene encoding uncharacterized protein LOC18768330: MAAEPCSSTSSSSSSSLRITVERNPSESRLSQLDIKCWPKWGCSPGRYQLKFDAEETCYLLKGRVKAYPKGSSESVEFGAGDLVTIPKGLSCTWDVSVAVDKHYKFESSSSSS, encoded by the exons ATGGCTGCAGAACCCTGCTCAtcaacctcctcctcctcctcctcaagcCTCAGAATCACAGTTGAAAGAAACCCTTCTGAATCTCGCCTCTCCCAACTGGACATCAAGTGCTGGCCCaa ATGGGGCTGCTCCCCAGGGAGGTACCAGCTGAAGTTTGATGCAGAGGAGACATGTTATTTGTTGAAGGGAAGAGTGAAGGCGTATCCAAAAGGGTCATCAGAATCTGTGGAGTTTGGGGCTGGAGACCTTGTCACCATCCCAAAGGGACTGAGTTGCACTTGGGATGTATCTGTGGCCGTTGATAAACACTACAAATTcgaatcatcatcatcttcttcttag